A single Sporosarcina sp. FSL W8-0480 DNA region contains:
- a CDS encoding VOC family protein, producing the protein MKIKKIDHMGVIVNDISAAKEFFLDFGLEVKGEWEMEGELMGYAVGLNDAKVTCVGLGTPDGETWIELIKFITPPDEKGVQQTFANTLGIRHIAFTVEDIEAIVAKLKKKGTKIFSEIQQYEESYKLCYVRGPEGIILELAEEIK; encoded by the coding sequence TTGAAGATCAAAAAAATAGATCATATGGGTGTAATCGTAAATGATATTTCTGCTGCTAAAGAGTTTTTTCTCGATTTTGGACTTGAAGTGAAAGGAGAATGGGAAATGGAAGGAGAGTTGATGGGATATGCAGTTGGGCTTAATGACGCCAAAGTAACATGTGTAGGATTGGGAACGCCAGACGGTGAGACATGGATAGAGCTTATCAAATTTATTACGCCGCCAGATGAAAAAGGTGTTCAGCAAACCTTTGCAAATACACTGGGTATCCGACATATTGCATTTACTGTTGAAGATATTGAAGCTATTGTTGCCAAATTGAAAAAGAAGGGTACGAAAATCTTCAGTGAGATACAGCAATATGAAGAAAGTTATAAATTATGCTATGTTCGTGGTCCAGAGGGAATTATTTTAGAATTGGCTGAGGAAATCAAATAA
- a CDS encoding four-helix bundle copper-binding protein, with protein MNTKYAETLKVITECLEDCNTCFDACLKEEDVEMMAECIRLDRECADVCAFTAQAITRNSPFTKEILELCATVCERCAEECGKHEADHCKRCAESCRKGAEACRQAVA; from the coding sequence ATGAATACGAAATACGCAGAAACACTTAAGGTGATCACAGAATGTCTTGAGGATTGCAATACTTGTTTTGATGCGTGCTTGAAAGAAGAAGACGTTGAGATGATGGCTGAATGTATAAGATTGGACCGAGAATGTGCGGATGTTTGTGCATTTACTGCACAGGCGATCACTCGTAACAGTCCATTTACAAAGGAGATTTTAGAGCTTTGTGCAACTGTTTGTGAAAGATGCGCGGAAGAGTGTGGGAAACATGAGGCAGACCATTGCAAACGCTGTGCCGAATCTTGCAGAAAAGGCGCCGAAGCCTGCCGTCAAGCGGTGGCGTAA
- a CDS encoding YdhK family protein: protein MKKHLLLLGLAMVIGLSGCGNKTTNEENHDVNNEPNHEDMEMEMNHSGSGEVPRNLKIAENPKFKIGSEAIVEADHMKGMKGAVATIVGAYDTTAYVVSYTPVTGGERVENHKWVIQEEIKDADGKTMDIGAEVTLEADHMKGMKGALAKIESAEKTTVYMIDYTPTTGGEKVTNHKWVTESELSAK from the coding sequence ATGAAGAAGCATTTACTATTGTTAGGTCTTGCAATGGTCATTGGTTTAAGCGGGTGTGGAAATAAAACGACCAATGAGGAAAACCATGACGTCAATAATGAACCAAATCATGAAGATATGGAAATGGAGATGAACCATTCCGGTTCAGGTGAAGTTCCGAGAAACTTAAAGATAGCGGAAAATCCCAAATTTAAAATAGGTAGTGAAGCAATCGTTGAAGCTGATCATATGAAAGGAATGAAAGGGGCCGTAGCAACAATTGTGGGTGCTTATGACACTACGGCTTACGTTGTTTCATATACACCTGTAACTGGCGGAGAAAGAGTGGAAAATCATAAATGGGTTATCCAAGAAGAGATTAAGGATGCTGATGGTAAAACTATGGATATAGGAGCTGAGGTCACGTTAGAAGCAGACCATATGAAAGGGATGAAAGGGGCATTAGCTAAAATCGAATCGGCAGAAAAAACGACTGTCTATATGATCGATTATACTCCGACTACCGGTGGTGAAAAAGTAACTAATCACAAATGGGTTACGGAAAGTGAACTATCTGCCAAATAA
- a CDS encoding SRPBCC domain-containing protein gives MKTTTNNRTIINEITINAPLNLVWYAWTISERVSQWFAPEAVVEAIEGGAYELYFIPGNKTGMNTKGCKIIKLVDEKELRFTWKGPDQFESIMNGENELTTVNVSFEQVDSNSTKVIVEHTGFKDDDNWKEAFEWHQMAWSGVLGSLKSALEKGEGSLCCQP, from the coding sequence TTGAAAACCACTACAAATAATAGAACCATAATTAATGAGATTACAATTAATGCCCCATTAAATTTAGTTTGGTACGCTTGGACAATATCTGAACGAGTGTCACAATGGTTTGCACCTGAAGCAGTCGTAGAAGCAATTGAAGGTGGGGCTTATGAACTTTATTTTATTCCAGGAAATAAAACTGGAATGAATACCAAAGGTTGCAAGATTATTAAACTTGTTGATGAAAAAGAATTACGATTCACTTGGAAAGGTCCAGATCAATTTGAATCCATAATGAACGGTGAAAATGAATTGACTACGGTTAATGTAAGTTTTGAACAAGTTGATAGCAACTCTACTAAAGTTATTGTTGAACATACAGGATTTAAAGATGATGATAATTGGAAAGAAGCATTTGAATGGCATCAAATGGCTTGGTCAGGCGTTTTAGGTAGTTTAAAGTCTGCTCTTGAAAAAGGTGAAGGCAGCTTATGTTGCCAACCTTAA
- a CDS encoding LTA synthase family protein, with protein MGKQWRFKDFLLHNFLGIYAVAVLMLWMKTYIAQTTQFELGVEGPLQQFLLLLNPLGSALLFLGISFLFKGKKKYTVLVVIYTLMSILLYANVVYYRFFSDFITLPTLFQTQNFGDLGGSVQSLLAPFDILFFVDVIVMMYLRFSHKVQKETKRVGTKKATAIIAVALIISIINLGLAEMSRPQLLTRGFDRNYIVKYLGMYNYSIYDSVETMAASSQRALADSSDVTEVMNYTQSTYAEPNPDYFGAAKGMNVIYLHLESFQNFLIDYKLNGEEVTPFLNSLTRDKNTAYFDNFFHQTGQGKTSDAEFMLENSLFGLPQGSAFITKAQNTYQAAPSILKDYGYTSAVFHGNNGSFWNRNTIYKEFGFDHFFDASYYDTSNPIDMAEYGLLDKPFYEQSENLLSSLPQPFYAKFITVANHYPYEMDQDLVTIDKAQTGDKSVDDYFQTARYTDEAIEKVFTRLKESGLYDNSVIVLYGDHYGISENHKKAMGKIMGKEITPFESANLQRVPLFIHVLGMKGGINHTYGGQTDLLPTLLHLLGIDTKNFVQFGSDLFSEEHNEVVPFRNGDFISPSIDLINDKFYDNQTGLPLDDSQMEKADALKKEVDYKLELSDKVVNGDLLRFYTPKGYTPVDPSQYNYTKAE; from the coding sequence ATGGGAAAACAATGGCGTTTTAAAGATTTTCTTTTACACAACTTTTTAGGGATATATGCAGTAGCTGTATTGATGTTATGGATGAAAACATATATTGCTCAAACTACACAATTTGAATTAGGGGTAGAAGGACCGCTTCAGCAATTCCTTTTACTGCTGAATCCACTTGGTTCGGCATTGCTATTTTTAGGAATTTCTTTCTTGTTTAAAGGAAAGAAAAAGTATACAGTGTTAGTCGTCATATACACGCTTATGTCGATTCTTTTATATGCGAATGTCGTCTATTACCGGTTTTTCAGTGATTTCATTACATTGCCAACTCTTTTCCAAACGCAGAATTTCGGGGATTTAGGTGGGAGTGTTCAGTCGCTGTTAGCCCCTTTTGATATTTTGTTCTTTGTTGATGTAATCGTCATGATGTACCTCCGATTTTCACATAAGGTGCAAAAAGAGACAAAACGGGTTGGAACTAAAAAAGCCACCGCCATTATTGCTGTTGCCCTAATAATTTCTATCATCAATTTAGGACTCGCTGAAATGAGTCGTCCACAACTGTTGACTCGCGGTTTTGATAGAAATTATATAGTGAAATACTTAGGGATGTATAATTATTCCATCTATGACTCGGTGGAAACGATGGCTGCATCATCGCAAAGAGCTTTGGCGGATAGCAGTGATGTTACAGAAGTAATGAACTATACACAATCTACTTACGCCGAACCGAATCCGGACTATTTTGGGGCTGCCAAAGGAATGAACGTCATCTATTTACATCTTGAATCATTCCAAAACTTTTTGATTGACTACAAGTTGAACGGAGAAGAAGTTACACCGTTTTTAAATTCATTAACAAGAGATAAGAATACAGCGTATTTCGATAACTTCTTCCACCAAACGGGCCAAGGTAAAACATCCGATGCGGAATTCATGTTGGAGAACTCCTTATTTGGTCTGCCGCAAGGATCGGCTTTTATTACGAAAGCACAAAATACGTACCAAGCCGCTCCAAGTATCTTAAAGGATTACGGATATACATCCGCTGTATTCCACGGAAATAACGGCAGCTTCTGGAATCGAAATACAATCTATAAAGAATTTGGATTCGACCATTTCTTCGATGCAAGTTATTATGATACGAGCAACCCAATCGACATGGCGGAATACGGATTGTTGGACAAACCGTTCTATGAACAATCTGAAAATCTGTTGAGTTCACTGCCGCAACCTTTTTATGCGAAGTTCATTACGGTTGCAAATCACTACCCGTATGAAATGGATCAAGACTTGGTGACAATTGATAAAGCCCAGACTGGAGACAAGAGTGTGGACGATTATTTCCAAACTGCGCGGTATACAGACGAAGCGATTGAAAAAGTCTTCACTCGTTTAAAGGAATCAGGTTTATACGATAACTCGGTCATTGTTCTATATGGCGACCATTATGGTATTTCCGAGAATCATAAAAAAGCGATGGGCAAAATCATGGGGAAAGAAATTACCCCTTTCGAAAGTGCGAACTTGCAGCGCGTTCCTTTATTCATACATGTTTTAGGAATGAAAGGCGGTATCAACCACACGTATGGTGGCCAAACAGACCTTCTTCCGACGTTATTGCATTTGCTTGGAATTGATACGAAAAACTTTGTTCAATTCGGTTCCGATTTATTCTCTGAAGAGCATAATGAAGTTGTTCCATTTCGTAATGGCGATTTTATCAGCCCAAGTATTGATTTGATTAATGATAAATTTTACGATAATCAAACAGGCTTACCACTCGACGATAGTCAAATGGAGAAAGCCGATGCTTTGAAAAAAGAAGTCGATTATAAATTGGAGCTTTCCGATAAAGTCGTGAACGGCGACTTATTGAGATTTTATACACCAAAAGGGTATACTCCCGTCGATCCTTCTCAATATAACTACACTAAAGCCGAATGA
- a CDS encoding low specificity L-threonine aldolase produces the protein MIRYESDYLEGAHEQILQRLLETNEVQTPGYGVDEFCDRARGYIREACNMENADVHFLVGGTQANTTIISSILRPHQGAVSAVTGHIAGHESGAIEATGHKVLTLSSDDGKITASQVKALYEAHWNDVTHEHMVQPGLVYISHPSENGTTYSKSELEELSKVCRECGLPLFMDGARLGYGLAAKDNDLSLTDIARLCDVFYIGGTKLGALFGEAVVITNDALKKDFRYLIKQKGGLLAKGRLLGIQFETLFEDGLYYEISKHAVDLAIMIREAFVEKGHSLRYDSKTNQQFPILPNDVLSELSKKYSFSYWEKVDNTHSVVRFCTSWATKKENVEQLIEDIKNI, from the coding sequence ATGATACGTTATGAAAGTGATTATTTAGAAGGTGCTCATGAACAAATTCTGCAACGACTGCTTGAAACCAATGAAGTGCAGACGCCTGGATATGGTGTGGATGAATTTTGTGATAGGGCAAGGGGTTATATTAGAGAAGCGTGTAATATGGAGAATGCGGATGTGCACTTCTTAGTCGGTGGAACGCAAGCGAATACTACGATTATTTCATCCATTTTGCGTCCACATCAAGGAGCGGTTTCTGCAGTTACGGGTCATATCGCGGGACATGAATCGGGAGCCATCGAAGCGACTGGACATAAAGTGCTTACTTTATCGAGTGACGATGGGAAAATCACTGCGAGCCAAGTGAAAGCTCTATATGAGGCTCATTGGAACGATGTTACTCATGAACATATGGTACAGCCGGGTTTGGTTTACATATCTCACCCTTCCGAGAATGGGACTACTTATAGTAAATCCGAGTTGGAGGAATTGAGCAAAGTTTGCCGGGAATGTGGTCTGCCATTATTTATGGATGGTGCTCGTTTAGGATATGGTCTCGCTGCAAAAGATAACGATCTATCGCTAACGGATATCGCAAGACTTTGTGATGTGTTCTATATCGGTGGAACAAAACTTGGAGCATTGTTTGGAGAAGCTGTTGTTATCACGAATGATGCCCTTAAAAAAGACTTCCGCTATTTGATCAAACAAAAAGGCGGGTTGCTTGCTAAGGGAAGATTATTAGGGATCCAGTTTGAGACCTTGTTTGAAGATGGCCTCTACTATGAGATTTCCAAGCATGCCGTGGACTTGGCGATTATGATTCGGGAGGCGTTTGTTGAAAAAGGACATTCATTACGATATGATTCCAAGACAAATCAACAGTTTCCCATTTTGCCGAATGATGTGTTGAGTGAGTTAAGCAAGAAGTACTCTTTTTCTTATTGGGAAAAAGTCGATAATACGCATAGTGTTGTGAGATTTTGTACGAGCTGGGCTACGAAAAAGGAAAATGTTGAACAATTGATTGAGGATATTAAGAATATATAA
- a CDS encoding PBP1A family penicillin-binding protein, with the protein MGRMEHKQQQKQSKLKKKWPNLKKPIKLLLLGILVVVLCGLVVLNQLISSSDVSKLEEPEPRPTFIYDQNGEIVSKISNSKMEGVRLDHIPDELIEAVISVEDQQFYKHGGVNYFGIARAFTQNLLKGEVVAGGSTITQQLSKNVFLTQDRTYSRKFKEFLIAKNIERTYSKDDIMERYLNQIYFGEGAWGVQRAAQIYFGKDVSELTLSESATLAGLIKAPTHLSPYKNMEKSVQRRNIVLSLMKSEKYISQAEYDEAIHEEIVLADPTMPNYEGKYPYYIDHIIDEAVNKYGLTKNEVLSGGLHIYTALNPVIQDSLEEVYQDERNFPESKPDQLIQSASVFLDPKTGGIRALIGGRGEYTYGRFNNATKLIRQPGSTLKPISVYTAALEQGYQISDLLVDEPININGYSPKNFDKQYRGQVTMYDAVAQSYNIPPVWLLNKIGIENGVRTVERFGIPLEEDDHNLGLSLGGLHKGTSPLRMAQAFSAFANDGVMMEAHAILEIKDSEGGVIGKWREQSVEVTEAEVAQQMTYMLKGAVEDGTAKKAQISGMEVAGKTGTTQLPFTGVDGSKDHWFVGYTPDIVGAIWLGYDKTDAEHYLTSTSSFTVPPIFEQVLSRSISELPTKKFDLPLIANMKKDIEKQKDKLNEKKRKQEKDKNEQKKKEEKEQKKREKKDKKDREKERKKREKEKKEKKNEKEKKKREKE; encoded by the coding sequence ATGGGAAGAATGGAACATAAGCAACAACAGAAACAATCGAAATTAAAGAAGAAATGGCCTAATTTAAAAAAACCAATAAAACTCCTTTTATTAGGAATTTTAGTTGTAGTCCTATGTGGATTGGTCGTGTTGAATCAATTAATCTCATCAAGTGATGTGAGTAAGTTAGAAGAACCTGAACCGAGACCGACGTTTATTTATGATCAAAACGGAGAGATCGTTAGTAAGATTTCAAATTCCAAGATGGAAGGGGTTCGTCTTGATCATATTCCTGATGAGCTGATTGAAGCAGTGATTTCTGTGGAGGATCAACAATTTTACAAACATGGTGGGGTTAATTATTTCGGGATTGCGCGGGCATTTACCCAGAATCTATTAAAAGGTGAGGTTGTTGCTGGTGGGAGTACGATCACGCAACAGCTTTCAAAAAATGTGTTTTTAACGCAGGATCGTACGTACTCTCGTAAATTCAAAGAATTTCTGATTGCGAAGAATATTGAAAGAACGTATTCAAAAGATGACATCATGGAACGCTATCTCAATCAAATCTATTTTGGTGAAGGGGCTTGGGGTGTTCAACGGGCTGCGCAAATCTATTTTGGAAAAGATGTAAGCGAGTTAACGTTAAGCGAATCTGCCACATTAGCAGGGTTGATAAAAGCGCCAACTCACTTATCTCCTTATAAAAACATGGAAAAGTCAGTGCAACGGCGCAACATTGTTCTATCGTTAATGAAAAGTGAAAAGTATATTAGTCAAGCGGAGTACGATGAAGCGATTCACGAGGAAATTGTGTTGGCCGATCCAACAATGCCGAATTATGAAGGGAAGTATCCATATTATATTGACCATATCATTGACGAGGCGGTAAATAAGTACGGGCTGACGAAAAATGAAGTGCTTTCCGGAGGTTTACATATCTATACGGCGTTAAATCCTGTCATCCAAGATTCCCTTGAAGAAGTGTATCAGGATGAACGCAATTTTCCAGAGAGTAAGCCCGATCAACTTATTCAAAGCGCTTCGGTCTTCCTTGATCCTAAAACGGGTGGAATTCGTGCATTGATTGGGGGCAGGGGAGAGTATACGTATGGACGCTTTAATAACGCGACCAAGCTCATTAGGCAACCGGGGTCGACCTTGAAACCAATTTCCGTCTACACGGCAGCGCTCGAGCAAGGCTATCAAATTTCGGATCTGTTAGTTGATGAACCGATCAATATTAATGGCTATTCTCCGAAGAATTTCGATAAGCAATATAGAGGGCAAGTGACAATGTACGATGCAGTTGCTCAATCGTATAACATCCCTCCAGTCTGGCTGCTTAATAAAATCGGAATTGAAAATGGCGTGCGCACCGTGGAACGGTTCGGAATCCCATTGGAAGAAGACGATCATAATTTAGGCCTATCATTAGGGGGCTTGCATAAAGGGACTTCACCTCTACGAATGGCTCAAGCCTTTTCTGCATTTGCGAATGATGGGGTCATGATGGAGGCCCATGCTATCTTGGAAATAAAAGATTCAGAAGGCGGAGTCATTGGAAAATGGCGTGAACAGTCCGTTGAAGTGACAGAAGCGGAAGTTGCCCAGCAAATGACTTATATGCTGAAAGGCGCTGTAGAAGATGGAACGGCCAAGAAAGCTCAAATTTCAGGGATGGAAGTTGCCGGTAAAACAGGCACCACCCAACTGCCGTTCACGGGTGTGGATGGATCGAAGGATCATTGGTTCGTCGGATATACCCCAGACATCGTCGGTGCGATTTGGTTAGGCTATGATAAAACGGATGCTGAACATTACTTAACATCAACAAGTAGTTTCACAGTACCACCAATCTTCGAGCAAGTCCTATCAAGATCGATCAGTGAATTGCCTACGAAGAAATTTGATTTGCCATTAATTGCGAATATGAAAAAAGATATAGAGAAGCAGAAGGATAAGTTGAACGAGAAAAAACGAAAACAAGAAAAAGATAAAAACGAACAGAAGAAGAAGGAAGAGAAAGAACAGAAAAAAAGAGAGAAGAAAGACAAGAAGGATAGAGAGAAGGAACGGAAGAAAAGAGAAAAGGAAAAG